A genomic region of Pseudomonas sp. RSB 5.4 contains the following coding sequences:
- the pheT gene encoding phenylalanine--tRNA ligase subunit beta, with amino-acid sequence MKFSEQWLRGWVSPQVSRDELVARLSMAGLEVDSVTPAAGVFSGVVVGEVLSTEQHPDADKLRVCQVSNGAETFQVVCGAPNVRPGLKIPFAMIGAELPGDFKIKKAKLRGVESNGMLCSQAELQVGEGNDGLMELPADAPVGEDFRVYLDLEDASIEVDLTPNRGDCLSLAGLAREVGALYDTPVARPVVMTIPAAHDEVRSVEVLTPAACPRYLGRVIRNVDLSKPTPLWMVERLRRADVRSIDAAVDITNYVMLELGQPLHAFDLAEINGGIRVRMAEEGEKLVLLDGQEVSLRSDTLVIADHTRALAIAGVMGGEHSGVSATTRDVFLESAFFDQIAVAGKARSYGLHTDASHRYERGVDWQLAREAMERATGLLLEITGGEAGPIIETVSEQHLPSIAPITLRAQRITQMLGMEMDSAQVERLLSALGLNISADGAGQWRVEVPSHRFDISLEVDLIEELARLYGYNRLPVRYPQARLAPQAKAEARSELPELRRLLVARGYQEAITYSFIDPKQFELFNPGVEPLLLANPISNDMAAMRSSLWPGLVKALQHNLNRQQDRVRLFESGLRFVGQLEGLKQEPMLSGVVCGSRLPEGWAQGRDTVDFFDVKADVEAVLGFAGALDTFTFAPGKHPALHPGQTARIERDGREVGFIGAIHPELSKALGLDRPVFVFELVLAEVASGKMPQFHELSRFPEVRRDLALIAHKDVAASAVLDVIRENAGEWLTDLRLFDVYQGKGIDPDRKSLAVGLTWQHPSRTLNDDEVNSTTQNILTSLEQRLNATLRK; translated from the coding sequence ATGAAATTCAGTGAACAATGGCTGCGTGGCTGGGTTAGCCCGCAGGTAAGTCGCGACGAGCTGGTTGCTCGTCTGTCGATGGCGGGTCTGGAGGTCGATAGCGTGACCCCGGCCGCCGGTGTATTCAGCGGCGTGGTCGTGGGCGAGGTGCTGAGCACCGAGCAGCACCCTGACGCCGACAAGTTGCGTGTGTGCCAGGTCAGCAATGGCGCGGAAACCTTCCAGGTCGTGTGCGGTGCGCCAAACGTGCGTCCGGGCCTGAAGATTCCGTTCGCCATGATCGGTGCCGAACTGCCGGGCGACTTCAAGATCAAGAAGGCCAAGCTGCGCGGCGTCGAGTCCAACGGCATGTTGTGCTCGCAAGCCGAGCTGCAGGTCGGTGAAGGCAATGACGGTCTGATGGAGCTGCCGGCTGATGCGCCGGTGGGCGAAGATTTCCGTGTGTATCTGGATCTGGAAGACGCCAGCATCGAGGTTGACCTGACCCCGAACCGTGGCGACTGCCTGTCGCTGGCCGGTCTGGCCCGTGAAGTCGGCGCGCTGTACGACACGCCGGTCGCTCGCCCGGTGGTCATGACCATCCCGGCTGCGCACGACGAAGTGCGTTCGGTAGAAGTGCTGACGCCTGCCGCTTGCCCGCGTTACCTGGGCCGCGTCATCCGCAATGTCGACCTGTCCAAACCAACCCCGTTGTGGATGGTTGAGCGTCTGCGCCGCGCCGATGTGCGCAGCATCGACGCTGCCGTCGACATCACCAACTACGTGATGCTCGAGCTGGGTCAGCCGCTGCACGCTTTTGATCTCGCCGAAATCAATGGCGGCATCCGCGTACGCATGGCGGAAGAGGGTGAGAAGCTGGTGCTGCTCGACGGTCAGGAAGTCAGCCTGCGTAGTGATACGCTGGTAATCGCCGACCATACCCGTGCTCTGGCAATCGCTGGCGTAATGGGTGGCGAGCACAGCGGTGTGTCCGCAACCACTCGCGATGTTTTCCTGGAAAGTGCCTTCTTTGACCAGATCGCTGTGGCAGGCAAGGCTCGTTCCTACGGCCTGCACACCGACGCTTCGCATCGTTACGAGCGCGGCGTGGACTGGCAACTGGCCCGTGAAGCCATGGAGCGCGCCACCGGCCTGCTGCTGGAAATCACTGGCGGCGAAGCCGGCCCGATCATAGAGACCGTCAGCGAGCAGCACCTGCCGTCGATCGCGCCGATCACCCTGCGTGCGCAGCGCATCACCCAGATGCTGGGGATGGAAATGGATTCGGCTCAGGTCGAGCGTCTGCTCAGCGCCTTGGGTCTGAATATTTCCGCTGACGGAGCAGGGCAGTGGCGCGTAGAAGTGCCAAGCCATCGCTTCGACATCAGCCTGGAAGTCGATCTGATCGAAGAGCTGGCTCGCCTGTATGGCTACAACCGTCTGCCGGTTCGTTACCCGCAAGCGCGTCTGGCGCCACAGGCCAAGGCTGAAGCGCGCAGCGAATTGCCTGAGCTGCGTCGTCTGCTGGTAGCTCGTGGTTATCAGGAAGCGATCACTTACAGCTTCATCGATCCGAAACAGTTCGAACTGTTCAATCCGGGCGTCGAGCCGCTGTTGCTGGCAAACCCGATTTCCAATGACATGGCTGCCATGCGTTCTTCGCTGTGGCCGGGTCTGGTCAAGGCGTTGCAGCACAACCTGAACCGCCAGCAGGATCGCGTGCGTTTGTTCGAAAGCGGTCTGCGCTTCGTCGGTCAGTTGGAAGGTCTGAAGCAAGAGCCGATGCTGTCGGGCGTGGTTTGCGGCAGCCGTCTGCCGGAAGGCTGGGCGCAAGGTCGCGACACCGTCGATTTCTTCGACGTAAAAGCAGATGTTGAAGCGGTGCTGGGCTTTGCCGGTGCTCTGGATACCTTCACTTTCGCTCCGGGCAAACACCCGGCGCTGCACCCGGGGCAAACCGCGCGCATCGAACGTGACGGGCGTGAAGTCGGCTTTATCGGTGCAATTCACCCTGAGCTGTCCAAGGCCCTGGGTCTGGATCGTCCGGTCTTCGTCTTCGAGCTGGTTCTGGCTGAAGTCGCTTCCGGAAAAATGCCGCAATTCCACGAGTTGTCGCGTTTTCCTGAAGTGCGTCGTGACCTTGCGCTGATCGCGCACAAAGACGTCGCGGCCTCGGCTGTATTGGACGTAATTCGTGAAAATGCAGGCGAATGGCTCACGGATCTCAGGCTGTTTGACGTGTATCAGGGTAAAGGTATTGATCCTGATAGAAAAAGCCTTGCAGTTGGCTTGACCTGGCAGCATCCATCGCGCACTCTTAATGACGATGAGGTGAATTCGACGACGCAAAATATCCTCACCTCGCTCGAACAAAGGTTGAACGCCACGTTAAGGAAGTGA
- the pheS gene encoding phenylalanine--tRNA ligase subunit alpha gives MENLDALVSQALEAVQSAEDINALEQIRVQYLGKKGELTQVMKTLGNLPAEERPQVGALINVAKERVTGVLNARMALFEEAELAAKLSAESIDVTLPGRGQTSGGLHPVTRTLERVEQFFTRIGYGIAEGPEVEDDYHNFEALNIPGHHPARSMHDTFYFNANMLLRTHTSPVQVRTMESKQPPIRIVCPGRVYRSDSDITHSPMFHQVEGLLVDRDINFADLKGTIEEFLRVFFEKELAVRFRPSYFPFTEPSAEVDMECVMCSGKGCRVCKQTGWLEVMGCGMVHPNVLRMSGIDPEEFSGFAFGMGVERLAMLRYGVNDLRLFFDNDLRFLAQFR, from the coding sequence ATGGAAAACCTGGATGCGCTGGTCTCTCAAGCACTAGAGGCTGTGCAAAGCGCTGAAGATATCAATGCCCTGGAGCAAATCCGGGTTCAATACCTTGGCAAAAAAGGTGAATTGACTCAGGTGATGAAGACCCTGGGGAATTTGCCGGCAGAAGAGCGTCCGCAAGTCGGCGCCCTGATCAACGTTGCCAAGGAACGTGTCACAGGCGTTCTCAATGCGCGCATGGCTCTGTTTGAAGAAGCCGAACTGGCTGCCAAACTGTCTGCCGAATCCATTGACGTGACGTTACCGGGCCGTGGTCAGACCTCCGGTGGTCTGCATCCGGTGACCCGGACTCTGGAACGAGTCGAGCAGTTCTTCACCCGCATCGGCTACGGCATCGCCGAAGGCCCTGAGGTCGAAGACGACTATCACAACTTTGAAGCGCTCAACATCCCAGGCCACCACCCGGCCCGGTCGATGCATGACACCTTCTATTTCAATGCGAACATGTTGCTGCGCACCCATACCTCGCCGGTACAAGTCCGCACCATGGAGTCCAAGCAGCCACCGATCCGCATTGTCTGCCCAGGCCGTGTGTACCGCAGTGACTCCGATATCACCCACTCGCCGATGTTCCACCAGGTCGAAGGCCTGCTGGTCGATCGCGACATCAATTTCGCCGATCTCAAAGGCACCATCGAAGAGTTCCTGCGGGTGTTCTTCGAAAAAGAGCTGGCCGTACGTTTCCGTCCTTCGTACTTCCCGTTCACCGAGCCATCCGCTGAAGTCGACATGGAATGCGTGATGTGCAGCGGTAAAGGCTGCCGCGTCTGCAAACAGACCGGCTGGCTGGAAGTCATGGGCTGCGGCATGGTCCACCCGAACGTGCTGCGCATGTCCGGCATCGATCCGGAAGAGTTCTCCGGTTTTGCCTTCGGCATGGGCGTCGAGCGTCTGGCGATGCTCCGTTACGGCGTGAACGACTTGCGTCTGTTCTTCGACAACGACTTGCGGTTCCTCGCGCAATTTCGCTAG
- the rplT gene encoding 50S ribosomal protein L20 — MARVKRGVIARKRHKKILKLAKGYYGARSRVFRVAKQAVIKAGQYAYRDRRQKKRQFRALWIARINAGARVNGLSYSRFIAGLKKASIEIDRKVLADLAVNEKAAFAAIVEKAKATLA; from the coding sequence ATGGCTCGTGTAAAGCGTGGCGTCATTGCCCGTAAGCGTCACAAAAAAATTCTGAAACTTGCTAAAGGCTACTACGGCGCACGCTCCCGCGTATTCCGTGTTGCCAAGCAAGCGGTAATCAAGGCAGGCCAATACGCCTACCGTGACCGTCGTCAGAAAAAACGTCAGTTCCGCGCTCTGTGGATCGCTCGTATCAACGCTGGTGCTCGTGTTAACGGTCTGTCCTACAGCCGTTTCATTGCTGGCCTGAAAAAAGCGTCCATCGAGATCGACCGTAAGGTTCTGGCTGATCTGGCAGTGAACGAAAAAGCGGCGTTTGCTGCGATTGTCGAGAAAGCTAAAGCCACCTTGGCTTAA
- the rpmI gene encoding 50S ribosomal protein L35 — MPKMKTKSGAAKRFLKTANGIKHKHAFKSHILTKMSTKRKRQLRGSSLLHPSDVAKVERMLRLR; from the coding sequence ATGCCAAAAATGAAAACCAAAAGTGGTGCTGCTAAGCGGTTTCTGAAAACTGCTAACGGTATCAAGCACAAGCACGCTTTCAAGAGCCACATCCTGACCAAAATGTCGACCAAGCGTAAGCGTCAACTGCGCGGTAGCAGCTTGCTGCATCCGTCTGACGTGGCAAAAGTCGAGCGCATGCTGCGCCTTCGTTAA
- the infC gene encoding translation initiation factor IF-3, with protein MIIKREMRQDKRAAPKAPINENISAREVRLIGADGEQIGIVSIDEALRIAEEAKLDLVEISADAVPPVCRVMDYGKSIFEKKKQIAAAKKNQKQIQVKEIKFRPGTEEGDYQVKLRNLVRFLSDGDRAKVSLRFRGREMAHQELGMELLKRVEADLLEYGSVEQHPKMEGRQLIMVIAPKKKK; from the coding sequence ATTATTATTAAGCGTGAAATGAGACAAGATAAACGAGCTGCACCGAAAGCCCCGATCAACGAGAATATCTCGGCACGCGAGGTTCGGTTAATTGGCGCTGATGGCGAGCAGATTGGCATCGTCTCGATTGATGAAGCGCTTCGTATTGCTGAAGAAGCAAAGCTTGATCTGGTAGAAATCTCTGCTGACGCAGTCCCACCGGTTTGCCGGGTGATGGACTACGGCAAATCGATCTTCGAAAAGAAGAAGCAGATTGCAGCAGCGAAGAAAAACCAGAAGCAGATTCAGGTAAAAGAAATCAAGTTTCGTCCAGGGACGGAGGAAGGGGATTACCAGGTAAAACTGCGCAACCTGGTACGTTTCCTGAGTGACGGGGACAGGGCCAAGGTATCCTTGCGATTCCGCGGCCGTGAGATGGCCCACCAGGAGCTGGGGATGGAACTCCTCAAGCGGGTTGAAGCTGACCTGCTCGAGTACGGTTCGGTCGAACAGCATCCTAAGATGGAAGGACGCCAGCTGATCATGGTCATCGCCCCGAAAAAGAAGAAGTAA
- the thrS gene encoding threonine--tRNA ligase yields MPTITLPDGSQRSFDHPVSVAEVAASIGAGLAKATVAGKVNGKLVDACDIIDSDATLQIITPKDEEGLEIIRHSCAHLVGHAVKQLYPTAKMVIGPVIDEGFYYDIAFERPFTPDDMAAIEQRMHQLIDKDYDVIKKVTPRAEVIEVFKARGEDYKLRLVEDMPNEQAMGLYYHEEYVDMCRGPHVPNTRFLKSFKLTKLSGAYWRGDAKNEQLQRVYGTAWADKKQLAAYIQRIEEAEKRDHRKIGKRLGLFHTQEEAPGMVFWHPNGWTLYQVLEQYMRKVQRDNGYLEIKTPQVVDRSLWEKSGHWANYADNMFTTESESRDYAIKPMNCPCHVQVFNQGLKSYRELPMRLAEFGACHRNEPSGALHGIMRVRAFTQDDAHIFCTEEQMQAESAAFIKLTMDVYRDFGFTDVEMKLSTRPEKRVGSDELWDRAEAALAAALDSAGLPYDLQPGEGAFYGPKIEFSLKDCLGRVWQCGTLQLDFNLPVRLGAEYVSEDNSRKHPVMLHRAILGSFERFVGILIEHYEGAFPAWLAPTQAVIMNITDKQADFVAEVEKTLNESGFRAKSDLRNEKIGFKIREHTLLKVPYLLVIGDKEVEMQTVAVRTREGADLGSMPVAQFAEFLAQAVSRRGRPDSE; encoded by the coding sequence ATGCCAACTATTACTCTTCCCGACGGCAGTCAACGTTCATTCGATCACCCGGTTTCCGTAGCCGAGGTCGCCGCATCCATTGGTGCCGGTCTGGCCAAGGCCACCGTGGCCGGCAAGGTCAACGGCAAGCTGGTCGACGCCTGTGACATCATCGACAGCGACGCGACGCTGCAAATCATCACGCCAAAGGATGAAGAGGGGCTGGAGATCATTCGCCACTCTTGCGCGCACCTGGTTGGCCACGCGGTCAAGCAGCTGTACCCGACGGCCAAAATGGTCATCGGTCCGGTCATCGACGAAGGCTTCTATTACGACATAGCCTTCGAGCGTCCTTTCACTCCGGACGACATGGCCGCCATCGAACAGCGTATGCATCAGCTGATCGACAAAGATTACGACGTCATCAAGAAAGTCACTCCGCGTGCCGAAGTGATCGAAGTGTTCAAGGCCCGTGGTGAAGACTACAAGCTGCGGCTGGTCGAAGACATGCCGAACGAGCAGGCCATGGGCCTGTATTACCACGAAGAATACGTCGACATGTGCCGCGGTCCGCACGTGCCGAACACTCGTTTCCTGAAATCCTTCAAGCTGACCAAGTTGTCCGGTGCCTACTGGCGCGGTGATGCCAAGAACGAGCAATTGCAGCGCGTTTACGGTACTGCCTGGGCGGACAAGAAGCAGCTGGCGGCTTACATCCAGCGCATCGAAGAAGCGGAAAAGCGCGATCACCGCAAGATCGGCAAGCGCCTGGGCCTGTTCCACACCCAGGAAGAAGCGCCGGGCATGGTGTTCTGGCACCCGAACGGCTGGACCCTGTATCAAGTGCTCGAGCAGTACATGCGCAAGGTGCAGCGTGACAACGGCTACCTTGAGATCAAGACGCCGCAAGTGGTTGATCGCAGCCTGTGGGAGAAATCCGGGCACTGGGCCAACTACGCCGACAACATGTTCACCACCGAGTCGGAAAGCCGCGACTACGCCATCAAGCCGATGAACTGCCCATGCCACGTGCAGGTGTTCAACCAGGGCCTGAAGAGCTACCGCGAGTTGCCGATGCGTCTGGCCGAGTTCGGTGCCTGCCATCGTAACGAGCCGTCGGGTGCGCTGCACGGCATCATGCGTGTGCGTGCGTTCACTCAGGATGACGCCCATATTTTCTGCACCGAAGAGCAGATGCAGGCCGAATCCGCAGCGTTCATCAAGCTGACCATGGACGTTTACCGCGACTTCGGCTTCACCGACGTCGAGATGAAGCTGTCCACTCGTCCGGAAAAGCGCGTGGGTTCCGACGAGTTGTGGGATCGCGCCGAAGCGGCACTGGCTGCTGCCCTTGATAGTGCTGGCCTGCCGTACGATCTGCAGCCGGGTGAAGGCGCGTTCTACGGGCCGAAGATCGAATTCTCGCTGAAAGATTGCCTCGGTCGTGTGTGGCAATGTGGTACTTTGCAGCTCGATTTCAACCTGCCTGTCCGTCTTGGCGCCGAATACGTCTCCGAAGACAACAGTCGCAAGCACCCAGTGATGTTGCACCGGGCGATCCTCGGTTCGTTCGAGCGTTTCGTCGGGATTCTGATCGAGCACTATGAAGGTGCATTCCCTGCGTGGCTCGCGCCAACCCAGGCAGTGATCATGAATATCACTGATAAACAGGCAGATTTTGTTGCTGAAGTGGAAAAAACTCTCAACGAAAGCGGATTTCGTGCCAAGTCCGACTTGAGAAATGAAAAGATCGGCTTTAAAATCCGCGAGCATACTTTGCTCAAGGTTCCCTATCTTTTGGTTATCGGAGATAAGGAAGTCGAGATGCAGACTGTCGCTGTGCGTACTCGTGAAGGTGCTGACCTGGGCTCGATGCCCGTCGCCCAGTTCGCTGAGTTTCTCGCGCAAGCGGTTTCCCGGCGTGGTCGCCCAGATTCGGAGTAA
- a CDS encoding cold-shock protein gives MSNRQTGTVKWFNDEKGFGFITPQGGGDDLFVHFKAIESDGFKSLKEGQTVSFVAEKGQKGMQAAQVRPE, from the coding sequence ATGTCTAATCGCCAAACCGGCACCGTTAAATGGTTCAACGATGAAAAAGGCTTCGGCTTCATCACTCCTCAAGGTGGCGGTGACGACCTGTTCGTACACTTCAAAGCTATCGAATCCGACGGTTTCAAAAGCCTGAAAGAAGGCCAGACCGTCTCTTTCGTGGCTGAGAAAGGCCAAAAGGGTATGCAAGCTGCACAAGTTCGCCCAGAGTAA
- a CDS encoding I78 family peptidase inhibitor yields the protein MPLKFASLGALMAVAMLAGCSTTSSESAKDPVATDAGHSRCEAKAAEFAIGKKASPELLDQARAKAGAQNARFLKPTDMITLEYRSDRLNLNTDNNLVVTRVNCG from the coding sequence ATGCCTTTGAAGTTCGCGTCTCTGGGTGCACTTATGGCCGTTGCCATGTTGGCCGGTTGCAGCACAACCTCCAGCGAGTCGGCAAAGGATCCTGTGGCGACCGATGCCGGTCATAGCCGCTGTGAAGCAAAGGCAGCGGAATTTGCCATCGGGAAAAAGGCTTCGCCGGAATTGCTCGATCAGGCTCGTGCCAAGGCTGGCGCGCAAAACGCTCGATTCCTCAAGCCAACGGACATGATTACTCTGGAGTATCGTTCCGATCGCTTGAATCTGAATACCGACAACAACCTGGTAGTCACCCGCGTCAACTGCGGCTGA
- a CDS encoding nucleoside hydrolase — MHRYAQKLHQLLRSLLLLSFITATGAQAAEKIDLIIDTDPGADDVVALLFALASPDELNIRALTTVAGNVRLDKTSRNARLAREWAGREDVPVYAGAPKPLMRTPIYAENIHGKEGLSGVAVHEPKKGLAEGNAVNYLIDTLKKAKPHSITIAMLGPQTNLALALIQEPEIVNGIKEVVIMGGAQFNGGNITPVAEFNLFADPQAAEVVLKSGVKLTYLPLDVTHKILTSDARLKQIAALNNHASKIVGDILNEYIKGDMEHYGIPGGPVHDATVIAYLLKPELFTGRSVNVAIDSREGITFGQTVVDWYDGLKQPKNAFWVENGDAQGFFDLLTERLKRLK, encoded by the coding sequence ATGCACCGCTATGCTCAAAAACTCCACCAATTGCTTCGGAGTCTGCTGCTTTTGTCTTTTATTACCGCCACCGGCGCTCAGGCTGCTGAAAAGATCGACCTGATCATCGACACCGATCCGGGTGCCGACGACGTGGTCGCCTTGCTGTTCGCCCTGGCATCGCCGGATGAACTGAACATTCGCGCACTGACCACCGTGGCCGGCAACGTGCGCCTCGACAAGACTTCGCGTAACGCGCGCCTGGCTCGCGAGTGGGCAGGGCGCGAAGATGTTCCGGTCTATGCCGGTGCGCCGAAGCCACTGATGCGTACGCCGATCTACGCCGAGAACATCCATGGCAAGGAAGGCCTGTCGGGTGTCGCCGTGCATGAGCCGAAAAAGGGCCTGGCCGAAGGTAATGCGGTCAACTACCTGATCGACACTCTGAAAAAAGCCAAGCCGCACAGCATCACCATCGCCATGCTCGGCCCGCAGACCAACCTTGCGCTGGCGCTGATCCAGGAGCCTGAGATCGTTAATGGCATCAAGGAAGTGGTGATCATGGGGGGCGCGCAATTCAATGGCGGCAACATCACCCCGGTGGCCGAATTCAACCTGTTCGCCGACCCGCAAGCGGCGGAAGTGGTGCTCAAGAGTGGCGTGAAGCTGACCTACCTGCCGCTGGACGTGACCCACAAGATCCTCACCAGCGACGCACGTCTGAAGCAGATTGCTGCGTTGAACAACCACGCGAGCAAGATTGTTGGCGACATCCTCAACGAGTACATCAAGGGTGACATGGAGCACTACGGTATTCCGGGTGGCCCGGTGCATGACGCGACCGTCATCGCTTACCTGCTCAAGCCTGAGCTGTTCACCGGTCGCTCGGTGAACGTGGCCATCGACAGCCGTGAAGGGATCACCTTTGGCCAGACTGTCGTCGACTGGTACGATGGCCTGAAACAACCGAAGAATGCATTCTGGGTCGAGAACGGCGATGCCCAGGGCTTTTTTGATCTGCTGACCGAGCGTCTGAAACGCTTGAAGTAA
- the rbsD gene encoding D-ribose pyranase, which yields MKKTPLLNVALSRLIASLGHGDMVVIGDAGLPVPPGVELIDLALTHGVPDFIGTLKVVLSEMQVERHVLANEILDKQPTALAVLDELQEEGALGRRDLLTHEQFKVLSRQARAIVRTGECQPYCNIVLVAGVTF from the coding sequence ATGAAAAAGACTCCACTGCTCAACGTCGCGTTGTCGCGGCTGATCGCCTCCCTGGGCCATGGCGACATGGTAGTCATCGGTGATGCCGGACTGCCGGTACCGCCAGGTGTCGAGCTGATCGATCTGGCGCTGACCCACGGTGTTCCGGATTTCATCGGCACGCTGAAAGTCGTGCTCAGTGAGATGCAGGTGGAGCGCCATGTGCTGGCCAACGAAATCCTCGACAAGCAGCCGACTGCACTGGCCGTGCTGGACGAGTTGCAAGAAGAGGGCGCTCTCGGTCGGCGCGATCTGCTGACTCATGAGCAATTCAAGGTTCTCAGCCGACAGGCACGGGCGATTGTTCGTACAGGCGAATGTCAGCCGTACTGCAACATCGTGCTGGTGGCCGGGGTAACGTTCTAA
- the rbsK gene encoding ribokinase: MPANVVVIGSLNMDLVTRAPRLPKGGETLIGHSFATVSGGKGANQAVAAARLGAKVAMVGCVGNDDYGVQLRDALLAEQIDCHAVSTVEDSSGVALIVVDDNSQNAIVIVAGANGAMTPAVIDRFDAVLQAADVVICQLEIPDATVGHALKRARALGKTVILNPAPASRPLPADWFAAIDYLIPNESEAAALSGLPVDSLQSAESAASQLIAMGAGKVIITLGAQGSLFANGKGFEHFPAPKVKAVDTTAAGDTFVGGFAAALASGKSEAEAIRYGQIAAALSVTRAGAQPSIPTMSDVQAFKPA; the protein is encoded by the coding sequence ATGCCAGCAAATGTAGTGGTAATAGGCAGCCTGAACATGGACCTGGTCACCCGGGCGCCACGGCTGCCCAAGGGTGGGGAGACGCTGATCGGTCATTCCTTTGCCACCGTGTCCGGCGGCAAGGGCGCCAATCAGGCAGTCGCTGCTGCGCGTCTGGGTGCAAAAGTGGCGATGGTCGGCTGTGTTGGCAACGATGACTACGGCGTGCAATTGCGCGACGCGTTGCTGGCCGAGCAGATCGATTGTCACGCGGTGAGCACGGTTGAGGATTCCAGTGGTGTGGCGCTGATCGTGGTGGATGACAACAGTCAGAATGCCATCGTGATCGTCGCCGGCGCCAACGGTGCAATGACCCCGGCCGTGATTGACCGCTTTGATGCGGTGCTGCAGGCGGCCGACGTGGTTATCTGTCAGCTGGAGATCCCGGATGCGACGGTGGGTCATGCGCTCAAGCGCGCACGTGCGCTGGGCAAGACCGTGATCCTCAATCCGGCGCCGGCCAGTCGTCCGCTGCCGGCAGACTGGTTTGCCGCCATTGACTACCTGATCCCCAACGAAAGTGAAGCTGCTGCGTTGAGCGGGTTGCCGGTCGATTCGCTGCAGAGCGCAGAGAGCGCTGCCAGTCAGTTGATCGCAATGGGCGCGGGCAAGGTCATCATTACCCTCGGTGCGCAAGGTTCACTGTTTGCCAATGGCAAAGGGTTCGAGCATTTCCCGGCGCCGAAAGTGAAGGCCGTCGATACCACCGCTGCGGGCGATACCTTCGTCGGCGGTTTTGCCGCGGCGCTCGCCAGTGGCAAATCCGAGGCCGAGGCAATCCGTTACGGACAGATCGCGGCAGCATTGTCTGTGACCCGGGCCGGCGCACAACCTTCCATTCCAACGATGTCCGACGTACAGGCGTTCAAACCCGCATGA
- a CDS encoding LacI family DNA-binding transcriptional regulator has protein sequence MATIKDVAALAGISYTTVSHVVNKTRPVSQEVRLKVEAAIKTLDYVPSAVARSLKAKTTATIGLLVPNSLNPYFAELARGIEDYCERNGYCVILCNSDDNPEKQRSYLRVLLEKRIDGLIVASAGGDTGLAQGLAGVKTPMVIVDRGLEGVDADLVRIDHEYGAYLATRHLLELGHRDIATIGGPSSTSVAQMRQAGFCRALKEAGITVRPERILESDFTSTGGYNAAAVLLQSNPPSAIFAGNDMIGIGVLRAAAERNVRVPSELSVIGFDDIQMSRYVYPALTTVGQSILQLGEMAAEVLLRRIATPSLVTDQRIVTPSIVLRESTAPLSGVFTEYR, from the coding sequence ATGGCAACGATCAAGGATGTGGCGGCGCTCGCGGGGATTTCCTACACCACGGTTTCTCACGTGGTGAACAAGACCCGCCCGGTCAGTCAGGAAGTGCGGCTGAAGGTCGAGGCGGCCATCAAAACCCTCGATTACGTGCCGAGTGCGGTGGCGCGCTCGCTGAAGGCCAAGACTACTGCGACCATTGGCTTATTGGTGCCCAACAGCCTCAACCCGTATTTTGCCGAGTTGGCGCGGGGTATCGAGGATTACTGCGAGCGTAACGGCTACTGCGTGATCCTCTGCAACTCTGATGACAACCCGGAAAAACAGCGCAGCTATTTGCGTGTGCTGCTGGAAAAGCGCATCGACGGTCTGATCGTCGCCTCCGCGGGTGGCGATACCGGTCTGGCACAAGGGCTGGCGGGCGTGAAAACGCCGATGGTCATCGTCGACCGGGGGCTTGAAGGCGTGGATGCGGATCTGGTGCGCATTGATCATGAATATGGCGCCTATCTGGCGACCCGTCACCTGCTGGAGTTGGGGCATCGTGACATCGCCACCATCGGTGGTCCGTCGAGTACCAGCGTGGCGCAAATGCGTCAGGCCGGTTTTTGTCGGGCGCTGAAGGAGGCGGGGATCACAGTGCGCCCCGAGCGCATACTGGAAAGCGATTTCACCAGTACCGGCGGCTACAACGCAGCGGCGGTCCTGCTCCAAAGCAATCCGCCGAGCGCGATCTTCGCCGGTAACGACATGATCGGTATCGGTGTGCTGCGTGCGGCGGCGGAGCGCAATGTGCGCGTGCCAAGCGAACTGTCGGTGATCGGTTTCGACGATATCCAGATGAGCCGCTATGTGTACCCGGCGCTGACCACCGTCGGCCAGTCGATCCTGCAGTTGGGCGAAATGGCTGCCGAAGTGCTGCTGCGAAGGATTGCTACCCCGAGCCTGGTCACCGATCAACGGATCGTGACCCCGAGTATTGTCTTGCGCGAATCGACTGCGCCGTTGTCTGGCGTGTTCACCGAGTACCGCTGA